The following is a genomic window from Lysinibacillus sp. G4S2.
CCGTTTCATTTAATTCATTGCGTATTTGTAAATCGTATGCACCGTCCAAATAACTAGCCTCTATTTTATTGGAGCGTTGTTGAAATTGTTTAGTGTTGCTAGTTTTCTTCTTATCTTTATTATTTTTCATACTATTTTTAAACTGTTGTTTCGGATTTTGCCCGAAATTGTGGCTTATATCCCCTGCATGTAAATACTGTTGCTCTTTACGAAATGTACTACTTGTCGTCGCACTTACTCTAGAAGTCCTCATAAATAATTACCCTCCTTTACTTTTTATCAACTCTATAGGTATTTATATCGACATTATATGCTTAAACTTAATAATACAGAACCAACTTACATAAAAAAAGGAGAAA
Proteins encoded in this region:
- a CDS encoding NAD synthetase; its protein translation is MRTSRVSATTSSTFRKEQQYLHAGDISHNFGQNPKQQFKNSMKNNKDKKKTSNTKQFQQRSNKIEASYLDGAYDLQIRNELNETAVKLSRVSKQKKLLNSYRSSI